Genomic window (Polaribacter batillariae):
AATAATGTAAGCCCCACTCATACAGTATGCATTATGTAGAATAAGTGAAGCTGTAATTAATTTATCTTTTTGACCTTTTTTGATGGCAATGTAAGGAGGTTTAAAAAGATTAGCATCTATCTTTCTAAAGTATTTATTATTTGGTTTTACAGCAGATAAAGGTGTATAATATCTTTCTATACTGCTTGTTTTGGTAATTGAAGCTGGAATAAAATCAGGGTTATCCTTATCTCCATTTAAACCTGTTTTATAAGAAATACTATTATTTTTGAAGTATTTACTAAAACTACTGTATTTATTTTCGATTTTTTTTATCAATTCAAAATCAAAATAATTACCCCACATTGCAATTTTCCAGATCTTAGTATCTTTCTTTTCACATTCTACTCTTGGTAGATGTTTTATGTCGGTAGCATCAATAACGATTCCTTCTAAAACTGAATTCTTTATGTAGGTTTTAGGAGCATAATAAGTAATTGTATCTTTCGGTTTTTTTTTGTCTTTTTGATAAAAAATAATACTTATTGGACCAACAGCCGAACCAAAAAGTTGACCTCCAGAATCTTCAGGAGCTTTTCTTAAAATAGAAAAATTGTAAACTTTTTCAACATAATTTTTTGAAAAAAGCCAACTTCTAAAATTTTGGTATGTTCCTCTTGTATTCGTTAAAATTTTGGTATTAAATATTAATGCAATTTTTCCTTTAGGAGCTAAAAAAGTAGCTTTATGCATAAATGGTAAAACCATTTCTTTTGCAAAATTTTCTTTAGTGCAATATTTCCTTATATTTTTCTGTTTACCACTAATGTCTTTTTCAGGAGATAATAGTTTTCCAAATGGAGGGTTGCCTACAACTAGTTGAAAATTTTGTAATTCTTTAATTTCAAAATCAGAAATGGTATCTCTTATAAAAAGATTATATCCCTGTGTTTTTTCATCTTTATTTTTTGGATTATTAATCAAATAAGGGAATTGTATTTTTTTATTCCACCAATCTGTTTTTGGGTCAAGGTTATCCAACAAAGCCAAATACAAACTAAAAGCAGCAACTTTTATTGATTTATCATCTATTTCAATACCAAAAATATTCTTTTTAAGAATATTAACTAAAATTTTAAAATCAGTTAGTTTATCAATATTATGATGTTTTTCATAACGTTTTACCAACCTTTTAAACGCTTGCACTAAAAATATCCCAGAACCACAACTTGGGTCAAGTGTTTTAATATTATAATCTGTTTTGTTATTTTGAATAGATAATTTTTCATTTAAAATCAACTCTACCAAAGATGGTGGAGTATAAAAAGTACCAGTATCCTTCTTTCCTTTTTTATCTAATTCAGATAAAAAATTCTCGTAAATTTCACTTAATAATTCTATTCTAATAATTTTAAAATCAAACAAACGCCAATCTTCAAAAAGGACTGTTTGATTATTATCTATATAACCATTTTTAAAGCATTTTTCTATTAATTCTAAATGATTTGATTTTACGATCTCTTTTTCAGTTTCATTAACTGTGAATAAACTTCCATTAAAATCATCTGCTAATCTTTTAAATAGATTATAAGTTGCTTTTGGGTCTTTAAGAATATCAAAATACGTTGTTGCATTTTCAGAAAAATAATTATAAAACTCTTTATCAGTTGCTCCTTTGTCCTCTAGAAACAATAAGAATAAAGAACGCATTATCAATTTATGAATAATATCTTTATCTTTTAAACCTTCTTTTTCTAGTTTTTCTGCAACGTTAATTAAACTTTTTACAAGAAATTTATCTACTCTATGCTGCAGATTTAGTTCCTTTCTAATTTCTTCAGCTTCAATTGCTGACCATATAAAACCAGTATCAATTGCAATTCTTGAAAATAGCGTATTTAATGTTTTTAATTTATCTACATCTGTTTGTTTACAGGATATAAGCTCTAACTTTTCAAGTTCTTTATCAAAATTAAAATTTATGTCATTTTTATTGTAGCCAAAAGGTTTTTTTGAACAATTATAAATTCTAATTTCGGTTTTCGTAAAAACATATAAAAATAAAACTTTTTGAAAATTCCAACAATCGTGATGTATTTCTGCGATTAATCTTAAGGTTTTTGAATCAAAAGAGCTTACTTCCTTTAAAAATAATGCTGGTTGATTTTCATTTCCATAAACTTCAACAAATCCATATTTTTTATTATCAAAAATATCAATATCAAAAAAATCACTTTTTTTAGCGAAATCAATGATATCTAAATTATCAATAATAGATTTTTTCATTTTTAAATTAAGTAGTTATAAACAAGCTGTTTAAATGAGGGATTTAAATCCCCTAAAATTACAAAAAACTAAACAAAAACACGACTTTTTTTTGACTTTTCCTAACGGAATAAAACTCGTAGGAAAATCCTATCAGAAACTTGCATTAGCATTTTTTAACCTAGAAAAAAACATAAATGCAGGGTTTTAATTTATTCCTGAATATCCAACTTCAAGTTCAATTCTTTCAATTGTTCATCATCAATAAATGCAGGGGCATCAATCATTACGTCACGTCCAGAATTATTTTTTGGAAATGCAATAAAATCGCGAATGGTTTCTTGTCCGCCTAAAATAGCCACCAATCTATCCAAACCAAAAGCCAAACCTCCATGAGGTGGAGCACCATATTCAAAAGCATCCATTAAGAACCCAAATTGTGCTTTGGCATCTTCTTCAGAAAAACCCAAATGTTTTAGCATGGTAGCTTGTGTTTGCTTATCGTGAATACGAATAGAACCTCCACCAATTTCATTTCCGTTCAATACCAAGTCATAAGCATTTGCTTTTACAGCTCCAGGATTGGTGTCTAACAATTCCATTTGCCCAGGTTTTGGTGATGTGAATGGATGGTGCATTGCATGATAATGCCCAGTTTCTTCATCTAACTCTAATAATGGGAAATCTATTACCCAAAGTGGCGCAAATACTTTTGGATCTCTCAATCCTAAACGTTCTGCCAATTCCATACGTAAAGCAGATAATTGTGCTCTTACTTTATTGGTTTCACCAGACAAAATACAGATTAAATCACCAGGTTTTGCACTGGTTTTTTCTGCCCATTTTGCCAAATCTTCTTGGTCGTAAAATTTATCAACCGAAGATTTAAAACTTCCGTCTTCGTTTACACGACAATATACCATTCCTAACGCACCTACTTGTGGTCTGCGAACCCAATCAATTAACTTATCAATTTCTTTTCTGGTGTAAGCATTTCCTCCAGGAACCGCAATTCCAACCACCAATTCAGCATTATTAAAAACGCCAAAATCTTTATGTTGTGTAACTGAATTTAACTCGCCAAACTCCATTCCAAAACGAATGTCTGGTTTGTCGTTTCCATACAAACGCATGGCATCATCGTACAACATTCTTGGAAATTTCTCTACTTCGACATTATTTACTTCTTTTAATAAATGACGCGTTAATCCTTCGAAAATATTTAAAATATCTTCTTGTTCTACAAACGCCATTTCACAGTCTATTTGTGTAAATTCTGGCTGTCTATCTGCACGTAAATCTTCATCTCTAAAACATTTTACAATCTGAAAATATTTGTCCATTCCACCAACCATTAATAGTTGTTTAAATGTTTGTGGAGATTGTGGCAATGCGTAAAACTGCCCTTCATTCATTCTACTTGGAACCACAAAATCTCTTGCACCTTCTGGTGTAGATTTTATTAAATAAGGGGTTTCAATTTCTATAAAATGTTGATCCGACAAGTATTTTCTTACTTCCATCGAAACTTTATGACGGAAAATTAAACTGTCTTTTACCGGATTTCTTCTAATATCTAAGTATCTGTATTTCATTCTCAAATCATCTCCACCATCAGTTTTGTCTTCAATTGTAAAAGGCGGAGTTATAGATTCGTTTAAAATTTCTAATTTAGACACCAAAACTTCTACATTTCCTGTTGGCATTTTACTGTTTTTCGACTCACGTTCAATCACCTTTCCAGTTACCTGAATTACAAACTCTCTTCCTAAAGATTTTGCTTTCTCCATCATTTCTTTTGGCGTGCGTTCTTCGTCGAACATTAATTGCGTAATTCCATAACGATCGCGTAAATCTACCCAAATCATAAACCCTTTATCACGCGATTTTTGCACCCAACCAGCCAAGGTTACTTCTGTATTTATATGCGAATCTCTTAACTCGCCACAAGAATGACTTCTATACATTTCTTTCAATAATTTAAGTTGCGAAATTAATCATTTTCCGTTAAATATGAATGTTTTGGGCGTTCATTTCTGAAATAGAAATGCCCCGCTTTTCGCTGTATCTTTTTAATTTTGTTCTCGATACAATTCTGCAAAAATGCAGAATTACTCGAACTGACAATTAAAAAGGTTAAGATTTTAAAAAAAAATCGAACGGTGTAAATCGGTAACGCGAAATTTGTTTCGTAAATTTGTCTTTATGAGCGTAATTAATATTCAAGAGAAATTTAATTTATTTTCCGACCATTGGTCGCCAAAAAAAATAGGCGAATTAAACGGACAACAGATTTTATTGGCCAAAATAAAAGGTGAATTCGTTTTTCATAAACACGACAATGAAGACGAGTTATTTATGGTTATTAAAGGAACTTTAGATATCAAGTTTCGTGATAAAACAATAACCTTAAACGAAGGTGAATTTTATATTGTACCCAAAGGAGTAGAGCATAAGCCTGTTGCTAAAGAAGAAGTTCATATTTTGTTATTCGAACCAC
Coding sequences:
- a CDS encoding HsdM family class I SAM-dependent methyltransferase, giving the protein MKKSIIDNLDIIDFAKKSDFFDIDIFDNKKYGFVEVYGNENQPALFLKEVSSFDSKTLRLIAEIHHDCWNFQKVLFLYVFTKTEIRIYNCSKKPFGYNKNDINFNFDKELEKLELISCKQTDVDKLKTLNTLFSRIAIDTGFIWSAIEAEEIRKELNLQHRVDKFLVKSLINVAEKLEKEGLKDKDIIHKLIMRSLFLLFLEDKGATDKEFYNYFSENATTYFDILKDPKATYNLFKRLADDFNGSLFTVNETEKEIVKSNHLELIEKCFKNGYIDNNQTVLFEDWRLFDFKIIRIELLSEIYENFLSELDKKGKKDTGTFYTPPSLVELILNEKLSIQNNKTDYNIKTLDPSCGSGIFLVQAFKRLVKRYEKHHNIDKLTDFKILVNILKKNIFGIEIDDKSIKVAAFSLYLALLDNLDPKTDWWNKKIQFPYLINNPKNKDEKTQGYNLFIRDTISDFEIKELQNFQLVVGNPPFGKLLSPEKDISGKQKNIRKYCTKENFAKEMVLPFMHKATFLAPKGKIALIFNTKILTNTRGTYQNFRSWLFSKNYVEKVYNFSILRKAPEDSGGQLFGSAVGPISIIFYQKDKKKPKDTITYYAPKTYIKNSVLEGIVIDATDIKHLPRVECEKKDTKIWKIAMWGNYFDFELIKKIENKYSSFSKYFKNNSISYKTGLNGDKDNPDFIPASITKTSSIERYYTPLSAVKPNNKYFRKIDANLFKPPYIAIKKGQKDKLITASLILHNAYCMSGAYIINGNLSDFEKKAIVVLINSEFTTYFLFLVSSSWGIEREQVMSNEFLYLPYIFENKRALNLLVSTFDKIVALKQLEESEGFEKNILKLQKEINLIITKQLLKLSKDEQIIVNDTINYSLDLFENQKNSDAIKPVLKINHFTNRITNYLNNWLDDVNLKVFATHYKIDRNCPLYLVKISFGNEQKKTITSNEDVSKILKSLDKKLWKEEAQNLYFRKNLNYYGGNDVYIIKPNQRRFWSETAAMEDSKKLLVEILNMKE
- the aspS gene encoding aspartate--tRNA ligase, with protein sequence MYRSHSCGELRDSHINTEVTLAGWVQKSRDKGFMIWVDLRDRYGITQLMFDEERTPKEMMEKAKSLGREFVIQVTGKVIERESKNSKMPTGNVEVLVSKLEILNESITPPFTIEDKTDGGDDLRMKYRYLDIRRNPVKDSLIFRHKVSMEVRKYLSDQHFIEIETPYLIKSTPEGARDFVVPSRMNEGQFYALPQSPQTFKQLLMVGGMDKYFQIVKCFRDEDLRADRQPEFTQIDCEMAFVEQEDILNIFEGLTRHLLKEVNNVEVEKFPRMLYDDAMRLYGNDKPDIRFGMEFGELNSVTQHKDFGVFNNAELVVGIAVPGGNAYTRKEIDKLIDWVRRPQVGALGMVYCRVNEDGSFKSSVDKFYDQEDLAKWAEKTSAKPGDLICILSGETNKVRAQLSALRMELAERLGLRDPKVFAPLWVIDFPLLELDEETGHYHAMHHPFTSPKPGQMELLDTNPGAVKANAYDLVLNGNEIGGGSIRIHDKQTQATMLKHLGFSEEDAKAQFGFLMDAFEYGAPPHGGLAFGLDRLVAILGGQETIRDFIAFPKNNSGRDVMIDAPAFIDDEQLKELNLKLDIQE
- a CDS encoding cupin domain-containing protein, with product MSVINIQEKFNLFSDHWSPKKIGELNGQQILLAKIKGEFVFHKHDNEDELFMVIKGTLDIKFRDKTITLNEGEFYIVPKGVEHKPVAKEEVHILLFEPLSTKHTGDVIADITVEEYESI